The Micropterus dolomieu isolate WLL.071019.BEF.003 ecotype Adirondacks linkage group LG14, ASM2129224v1, whole genome shotgun sequence DNA segment AGGAgattaaaaatatctttaattataatatagTCCAGTACAACACTACTAACTGCCTTTAAAAATAGGGTTGAATGAACAATATAtcataacaatatatattgaaATATATAAGAAGTATAtgagaaatgcataataaaataTTCTTCTACAGCAGGCTGCCCAAGCATGTTCTTCATCTGCTTTACTTCTGTAGGAACTGAACAAGAAGCAGACTCTGAAGGACTTGGAGTGCGCCATGCTCCTGCGTCACCACGAGTCCACTCAGGAGCTGGAGTTCCGCCAGCTGGGTTTGGTGCAGCATACGCGGGCCGAGCTGATCCGCACACAGCACCAGACGGAGCTCACCAACCAGATGGAGTACAACAAGAGGCGTGAGCAGGAGCTGCGTCAGAAACACGCCGTGGAGGTCCGCCAACAGCCCAAGAGCCTCAAAGTGAGTGAGAGCACCCAAAGCCAGGGGTCTCCCGAAGAGGGAGAGGGCCAGACAACAGAGGGGCCGGGCAGCAGCTGGGACAGTGAGGGAGGGGTGGTACAAGTAGAGGTGGAGGGCGAGATACAAAAAGAGAGGGAAGtggtagagagagagatgtatgATGGTCAGGATGAGCTTGATGGAGCGGTACTGGAATTCAAAGATGAGGAGGTAGAGGGCGTCTCTGTGGTTGAAGGGAAAGATGAGGTAGATGACGAGAATAAACCAAAGGGAAATGAtgacagagaggatgagaagGAGGAGTGGAAAATTGGCGAAGAAGGGCCAGAGGTGAGGGAAGTAGAAGGAGTGCAGTGGGAGTACGAGGATGATCACAGTAAAACTGAACATGTAGACACcgatgaagaggaagaagagggcaGGGGCGTGGCCGATGGTTGCCCATCAGAGTTCATCTCATCCCTGTCCCCGGAAAAGAGACGGCTCCGTGAGCGAGACATCGATGAGCTGTCTGAGTTTTACTTCCCTGTTTCTCCAGAGGAGCTGGAGCCCATACCcacctctccccctccttcctctccttccacCGCCCAAACGTCTTTGCCTTCGCTCTTCTCTCACGCcatctgcctcctcctctccctctctgtcgcTGCTCAGCCCTCCAACCTCACTTTGCTGCTGCtctccatcttcctcctctccctccgtCGCTCACCGCCTCTGCCCTCGGTGGCCTCGGTCCTCCTCTCTGCGGAGCTTGCCTTCTTGGCACTCTTCTTCTCCTACCTCTTCCTTCGttcctgctgctctctgtctctctccacctacCTGTCGCTCAGCCTCTGGGCCAGCGGCCTCTTCAGTTTAGGACTCTCCCTGAGTTTGGGGATTTATTACATCCCCATGATCTTGATCTCCGCCTCCTTCCTcagctctccctccctcttcctctctctctacttGGTGGTCGTGCTGATTGTGAGGCCGGCCCGCGACTTCCTCCAGTACGCACCTCGTAAAGTCAACCGCCTCTGCATGCGCGTCCTTTTCCGACTGCCTCGACCCCTGTTTGCCATGTGCCAGTCAGTCCTGGGTGGTATGGCTGAGCGTAACCTCTATGAGATGTTTCCCAAAGCAGGGCGCAACTGGGGTGTGCGCCAGTCCAAAATCCCAGTCCCCCTGAAGAGCTTACCCTTAGAGTATCAGGCTCGCTGCAGTAACACCTCTCCCTTGTCCAAGGGCCTTCTCTGGGTGAGGCGTTTCAGTAGACGGCCCCTCGGGGTCTTGGCAGACCTGGCTAACTCCATAGTGCTAAAACTAGCCAGACAGCTCCTTAAAAAGCTGCCGATCAGCGTCCGTGTCAAACTCCTAAATCTGGGCCTCTTGAAGAAGGAAATCCCAAGCAGGCTGCCCCAACTGCTGCCCAGGGAAGTCAGAGAGAGGAGactgagggagaggaggaggagagagagggagagacagaggagggaagagagggagaggatgtTTCGTGAGGAGGTGAGGTGGGAGTGTGGGTTGAGACGGACTGCATCTGGAAGGTTTGTCAGGGGAAAAATTCGACCATGGAGATAGCAAGAGTTAGACAAATTAAAGTAAAGAGTGGGATGTGTGCTGATGTGTGTGAGCGTGATCATGCTCTATGTTCCattatttgtgtgttgttttgatttggGCCCACATGTCTCTCTTTGTTACATAATTCCCCAAACTGAGCTTTGGTCGCATGTCCTAAAGATGAGACATATTCTACCCTGCACACGTGCACATACATATGTGTGCACTGGCTGAAAGTGATTTTGGCTGTTGAAGCTTATCCACACATGTGTACATGTCTGCACATGTTGAATCAGTGGGCTCTGCAAACAGAAACCTGCAGCCAAACCCACTGTTGCTGTACCAAACCAGTGAAGttttaacatttcattattGTGCTTTTTGTAAAAGTTCTTCAAAGTTTCTTGAATTTTATAATTTTGCTCTTAATTTGTAAGACAAATATTTTTATGGTTATTTTTTAAGACCGTTTTTGTGCaatccttttgtttttcttttatactGGTCTTATTTCATTGGGTGCACTGTTATCTCAGTGCTTAGAACAAATATTACAGTGTTGCATAGGTTCCTGGCTATAATTTCACTCCCCAAAGCTGAAtactgtgaaaaagaaaaaacgtATTGGAATAATTTCACTAACATCACCCCAAACACTACAGGTCGCTCTCAGTCAGTATGAAAGTGCAATAAACAGCTAAGCAGAAATATCTGGGACCACTGTAGGACAACATGAAGCGTAATTTCTATGTTTAGAAGTCAAAGTGGAATATAGTTTGCAGAAGTTTGAGGCCATTTAGCTGGAACATTAAGCCTATCCAATACATTGTTTCATCCGAAGCTGGTGAAATTATTATCGTTCAGATTGTAGTTAGATGTACTGTTTTTTATTGCTCTTTATGCAataattttgttatgttttacCATGTAAACATTTAGATATCTTTCCCCTTAATCATCACATAAATTTAAACCAGTTGAGTGCCTTGTTACAACGGTTTGCACAAATGttaactctgttgtgaagtgaCATATCCTACATTTATAGTGGAAACATAGGAATGCAGGATATACTTTTGGAGTAGTAAaattagaaaataataaaaacttatttaatatttcagtgTAGCTTAATTTATATGAAGCCATATAGACAATCTTTTGAGACACGCAATCATAAAAGAAGTCCAAAGATTGATGCAACTACTGAATGTGAAAGTAGAGATTGAGCAGTTCATGATCGTGTGGAGAGAAGGTGTCCAGTTAAagcatttgtttcattttgcacTGTCccaaggacaaaaaaacaaacaaacgggAGAACAGATCACTTCAGTTTAGGGCTACAACTAAAGATTATTCCCATTAATGATCTGATGATCtacagatttttattattattattttttttttttgattaaatgTCTAAAAAATAGTAACAATTGCCCATCATGTCCCAGAGCCTGAGGTGATGTCCTGAAATATCTTACTTTGTTCAACcaaaagtccaaaacccaaagatgttcAGTTTAGACTGATATATGACAGAGTAAGCAGCAAATCCTCTGatatgagaagctggaaccgGAGAATGTTGGGCTTTTTTATCACTATTTTTTCTTGGGGGGGAAAATGGCTTTAAATGATTAATAGATAATCACAATAGTTGCTGATCATTTTTCTGTCGACCAACAAATCGAtcaatcatttcagctgtactttagtCGGACCAAAAACAAATTTTACTGTTACTTTCGCAAATTTGAGGACTTAAAAACCACATTGCTCTaatgtgtacattttttaagtgaattaagttaaattaagcaaatttcaGTGAAAATTTGCGATTGTGACATTCATAGATTTGAGAGTAAAACTGTGCATATTTGCAAGGGAAGTCTGGTtaagattaataaaatgcattagtgcttataaatgctaattATGTAGGATGATATGCCCTGTGTGTCACAGAAGGACGACATTGGAGTCATTACATGGAGGAATATTACTGAGTAGGAAAACTCAGTATTAACTGTATTTTGACACAGGGGGAACAAAAAAGTTGGGCACTTTGTTTAGGTGCCCTGCATTTGGAATGTCTCgctaaaaaaaagacatttcacaGCAAaccttgtgttttatttgaatgtaACTTATTTGCCATTGATTTACTTTTGTGTTCCAGTATCAGTTATTTCCTGTTCCTCTGtgtatgtttacatgtttgtatTCTGTTTGTTGTGACACCGTCTGAGAGATATATCACCttgagtttttttaaatatttaatttatgcagtatTTATAAGACTAGTACTGCATTGTGTTTGGCAGCCATTTTGTTGTCCTTTTATTCTCACTTTAGCTGCATGAGTGTTGGCGTACTGTACGGCCATGTGCCAGCAAGcatagaaaaatattttgtcatacTTCCAGATTTTTCTTTACCCAAAAAATAAATTCTTTTGTGTGGAAATcattgtct contains these protein-coding regions:
- the LOC123982617 gene encoding serine/threonine-protein kinase TAO2-like isoform X2, with the protein product MRRQHQKQLMGLENKLKAEMDEHQLRLDKELENQRNSFSMEGEKLSKKHQVILEKETKAVLTEEKKFQQHILAQQKKELTSLLESQKRQYRQRKEQLKEELNENQSTPKREKQEWLVHQKECLQQLQAEEEAGLLRRQRQYYELQCRQYKRKMLLARHNLEQDLLREELNKKQTLKDLECAMLLRHHESTQELEFRQLGLVQHTRAELIRTQHQTELTNQMEYNKRREQELRQKHAVEVRQQPKSLKVSESTQSQGSPEEGEGQTTEGPGSSWDSEGGVVQVEVEGEIQKEREVVEREMYDGQDELDGAVLEFKDEEVEGVSVVEGKDEVDDENKPKGNDDREDEKEEWKIGEEGPEVREVEGVQWEYEDDHSKTEHVDTDEEEEEGRGVADGCPSEFISSLSPEKRRLRERDIDELSEFYFPVSPEELEPIPTSPPPSSPSTAQTSLPSLFSHAICLLLSLSVAAQPSNLTLLLLSIFLLSLRRSPPLPSVASVLLSAELAFLALFFSYLFLRSCCSLSLSTYLSLSLWASGLFSLGLSLSLGIYYIPMILISASFLSSPSLFLSLYLVVVLIVRPARDFLQYAPRKVNRLCMRVLFRLPRPLFAMCQSVLGGMAERNLYEMFPKAGRNWGVRQSKIPVPLKSLPLEYQARCSNTSPLSKGLLWVRRFSRRPLGVLADLANSIVLKLARQLLKKLPISVRVKLLNLGLLKKEIPSRLPQLLPREVRERRLRERRRRERERQRREERERMFREEVRWECGLRRTASGRFVRGKIRPWR
- the LOC123982617 gene encoding serine/threonine-protein kinase TAO2-like isoform X1 — its product is MRRQHQKQLMGLENKLKAEMDEHQLRLDKELENQRNSFSMEGEKLSKKHQVILEKEVSWWRTNETKAVLTEEKKFQQHILAQQKKELTSLLESQKRQYRQRKEQLKEELNENQSTPKREKQEWLVHQKECLQQLQAEEEAGLLRRQRQYYELQCRQYKRKMLLARHNLEQDLLREELNKKQTLKDLECAMLLRHHESTQELEFRQLGLVQHTRAELIRTQHQTELTNQMEYNKRREQELRQKHAVEVRQQPKSLKVSESTQSQGSPEEGEGQTTEGPGSSWDSEGGVVQVEVEGEIQKEREVVEREMYDGQDELDGAVLEFKDEEVEGVSVVEGKDEVDDENKPKGNDDREDEKEEWKIGEEGPEVREVEGVQWEYEDDHSKTEHVDTDEEEEEGRGVADGCPSEFISSLSPEKRRLRERDIDELSEFYFPVSPEELEPIPTSPPPSSPSTAQTSLPSLFSHAICLLLSLSVAAQPSNLTLLLLSIFLLSLRRSPPLPSVASVLLSAELAFLALFFSYLFLRSCCSLSLSTYLSLSLWASGLFSLGLSLSLGIYYIPMILISASFLSSPSLFLSLYLVVVLIVRPARDFLQYAPRKVNRLCMRVLFRLPRPLFAMCQSVLGGMAERNLYEMFPKAGRNWGVRQSKIPVPLKSLPLEYQARCSNTSPLSKGLLWVRRFSRRPLGVLADLANSIVLKLARQLLKKLPISVRVKLLNLGLLKKEIPSRLPQLLPREVRERRLRERRRRERERQRREERERMFREEVRWECGLRRTASGRFVRGKIRPWR